From the genome of Flavobacterium sediminis:
CAAATTTTATACGATACCAAACTCTTTCATGTAAGTAATACAGTATCATTTTTGTTACCACTTCAAAAATACTAATCTTTATCCCGATAAACGGATCTCCTGAGATCAGCCATCCTAATATAAAAGTATCTATCGAACCTACTATTCTCCAAGACATTGCTTTCAGTAAATGTCTTTTTCTACTATCTTCATTCAGTCCTAATCGGCTAAGATCTACTCTATACCATATCCGTTCGTGCAGATAATACAAGGTCATTTTAGTAATGAGTTCTGCAACTCCTACTTTTAAACCTACCCACGGATTAGCAGTGATAAACCACGAAAGCAGCATAGTATCTAATGTGCCCACGATACGCCATGTAATTGCTTTTGTAATATGTCGTATTGGCGAAACTTTACTCATTTTCTACTACAAAGCTCGGGTTGAGTAAATTTTCTTTATTATACTGTAGTTCTTTACCTGTTTCTTGGTTTATGACCTTAACTCCTACTGCATTACAAATTGCCTGTCCGGCCGCTGTATCCCACTCCATCGTTGGCGCTAATCGCGGATAAACATGTGCTTTACCGCTTGCTACCAGACAAAATTTTAATGAGCTTCCGGCATTCACTTTATTTATCTTCGTAAAATCTTTCTCTAATTCTTTAATAAATTGTTCCGTTTCTTCATTCAAATGTGAATTGCTGCATACTACATTAATTTCAGATAATGGAGAAACCGGTTGTAATAGAACTGCATTTTTCATATAATCTTCCAATGAAAAAACTGCATTTACATTCTTGTAATAATAGCTTTCTTTTTCAGTAACGAACCCTACATACAGTTCTTTTGAAACGGGCACATAAATCACTCCGAAAACAGGGCGTCCTTGTTCAATCAATGCAATGTTTACTGTAAATTGTCCGTTCCTTTTTATAAACTCTTTTGTCCCGTCTAACGGATCAACTAACCAACAGGTATTCCAAGTTTTTCGCAAAGAATAATCTGCATTTTTGATTTCCTCACTTATAATGGGAATATCCGTTGCTGTCAAAAAGTTTTTTATGATCTCATTTGATTCTTTATCAGCGATAGTTAAAGGAGAATCATCCTCTTTTACAATAACCTCTCCGTCAAAATTATTATAGATCTCGTTTACTTTTTCTCCGGCTTTTACAGCAGCTTGTATCGCTATTTCAAAATTTTTATTCAACATCATTTATTATAATCTACCGTCAACGTTATCACTTAAAACTCCTTTTACATCATAAATAACCGATTGCGTTTTACAAAATTGCTGTAAATCCATCTGTCTGAATTCTTTATGAGCCACTCCTAATACGACAGCATCAAACTGTTCTTCCGGTTTCTCTTTTACACTTTCAACGCTATATTCGTGCTGTACTTCTTTAGGATCTGCCCAAGGATCAAAAGTAGTTACTTTCATTCCGTATTCTTCCAAAGCCTGAATTACATCTACAATCTTAGTATTGCGAACATCGGGACAGTTTTCTTTAAAAGTAATTCCCAACAACAATACCGAAGCATTATTGACATTAATTCCTTTCTTGATCATATGCTTTACCACCTGTGATGCTACATACTCACCCATACTGTCATTCAACCTTCTTCCTGCCAGAATAATTTCGGGATGGTATCCTTTCTCCTGCGCTTTTTGTGCCAAATAGTAAGGATCAACACCTATACAATGCCCTCCTACTAATCCGGGTTTAAACGGAAGGAAGTTCCATTTAGTTCCGGCTGCTTCTAAAACTGCATGTGTATCGATATCTAACAGATTAAAAATTTTAGCGAGTTCATTCACAAAAGCAATATTAATATCACGTTGCGAATTTTCGATAACTTTTGCTGCTTCAGCAACTTTTATTGTCGGTGCTAAATGCGTTCCGGCTGTAATGACGCTCTTATAAAGATTGTTTACTTTCTGACCGATTTCCGGCGTTGAACCGGAAGTAACTTTTAATATTTTTTCAACGGTATGTTCTTTATCTCCCGGGTTTATTCTTTCCGGTGAATATCCTGCAAAAAAGTCTTTATTGAACTTTAAACCTGATATTTTTTCCAATACAGGAATACATTCTTCCTCTGTAACTCCCGGATAAACAGTTGATTCATAAATCACAACATCATTGGCTTTCAACACTTTTCCTACTGTTTCACTAGCTTTATAAAGCGGAGTCAAATCAGGTCTGTTGTGCTTATCTACCGGAGTAGGTACTGTTATAATATAATAATTACAATCTTTAATATCGTCCAACTGATCCGAACAATACAATCCGTTAGCATTGTCATTCTTCCCTTTCAAGACGGCTTGCAGTTCATCATCTTCAACCTCTAAAGTTGTATCTTTCCCTTGTCGCAATTCTTTGATCCTGTTTTGATTGATATCAAAACCAACAACCGGATATTTGGTTGCAAAAAGTCTTGCTAAAGGTAAGCCAACATATCCCAAGCCTATTATAGCTATTTTAGTACTCATTTTTTTTATTTTTTATGAACCGATAGCTTTATAAATAAAACCTATTTTTTGTAATTCTTCTTTATTCAGAATATTTCTACCATCAAAAACAAATGCCGGTTTTAGCATATTGTCATATATCTTTTGCCAATCGTATGTTTTAAATTCATCCCATTCTGTTAATACTGCTACAGCATGAGAATCTTTACATGCCTGATATGGATCAGCTGTTACATCAACTCCACTTTTATTTTCTTCAGAACTGCGTGTATCTAAATAATCCAGATCTGTCAGAATTTGTTGTTCTTCTACCTTCGGATCAAAAACAGCAATATTTGCTTGTTCGTTCAAAAGGTAATCTGCTACATAGATTGCAGCTGACTCACGTGTGTCATTTGTATCCTTTTTGAAGGCCCAACCTAAAAATGTGATTTTTTTGCCTGAAACCGTATTGTATAAAGTAGTAATAATATTTTTTGCGAACCTTCTTTTCTGGTGATCGTTCATGATAATCACTTGTTCCCAATAATCAGCCACTTCGTTCAAACCATAGCTTTTAGCGATATAAACCAGATTTAGGATGTCTTTCTGAAAACATGAACCTCCGAAACCGACAGATGCTTTTAAAAATTTAGGACCAATTCTGGAATCTAATCCTATTGCCTTACCTACTTCATTTACATTAGCTCCTGTTTTTTCACATAATTCACTAATGGAATTGATCGAAGACACACGCTGTGCCAAGAAAGCATTAGCCGTTAGTTTTGAAAGCTCAGAAGACCATACATTGGTTGTCAGAATTTTATCTTTCGGAACCCAATTCGCGTAAACATCTGCTAAAGCATTTACTGCTTTTTGACCTTCAGCCGAATCTTCCCCTCCGATCAAAACTCTGTCCGGAGCAAACAGGTCATCTATAGCTGTTCCTTCCGCTAAGAACTCAGGGTTTGACAAAATTTGAAATTGCACTCCGTTTCCGGTATGATCTAAAATACTTTTTATAGCACTTGCCGTTCTTACCGGCAACGTAGATTTTTCAACTACAATTTTATTATCTCTTGCTACACGTGCTATTTGACGGGCACACAATTCGATATATTTCAAATCAGCCGCCATCCCTTTACCGATTCCATAGGTTTTTGTTGGCGTATTTACCGATATAAAAATCATTTCAGCTTCATCGATGGCTTTATCTACTTCTGTTGAAAAGAACAAATTTCTCCCTCTTGCCTCAGCTACCACATCTGCTAACCCCGGTTCGTAAACCGGTAATTTAGACAAATCACTATCATTCCAGGCTGCTATTCTGGCTTCATTTAAATCAACAACTGTAACTTGAATATGAGGGCATTTTTGCGCTATTACCGCCATAGTAGGTCCCCCTACATATCCTGCGCCAATACAACAAATCTTAGATATTTTCATGGTAATACGTTTATTTTTTTAGATTTTCCCAATACCATGTAACTGCTTCTTTCAGTCCTGATTTCATGGAAAATCGGGGGTTATAATTCAGATATTTTTTTGCTTTATCAATACTAGCTAAAGAATGCGGAATATCTCCTAATCTATTAGGTCCGTAACTAATTTCAACTTTTCCTATTTCGGGATCAAATGTAATCAATTCATCCTTTAGCATCGTAACCAAATCATTAAGAGTAGTTCGTTCTCCAAAGGCTGTATTATATACTGTATTCAAAGCTTCTTCATTTTGTGTCAACATTGCCAGTTCGTTCATCTGAATGACATTGTCTATATATGTAAAATCCCTTGAAAAAGTACCGTCTCCGTTAATTACAGGGGATTCATGCTGCATTAATTGCATCACAAATTTCGGGATAACCGCAGCATAGGCACCATTCGGATCTTGTCGTCGTCCAAAAACATTAAAATAGCGCAAGCCAATTACTTCCATTCCATAGGTTTTGGCAAAGACATCTGCATACAACTCGTTCACGTATTTAGTAACCGCATAAGGAGATAGTGGTTTCCCTATTTTATCTTCTGTTTTAGGCAAAGATTCCGAGTCCCCATATGTAGATGAACTCGCAGCATACACAAATCTTTTGACCTTAGCATCCCGGGATGCCACTAACATGTTAAGGAAACCGGAGATATTAACCTCATTTGTAGTAATAGGATCCTTAATTGAACGCGGAACGCTTCCCAGAGCTGCCTGATGTAAAACATAAGAAACTCCTTGTACGGCATCATGACAGGTTTGTAAGTCACGAATATCACCTTCTATCAATTCAAAATCCGGGTTAGAAAAAAAGTTATGCAAATTTTCTCTCTTTCCTGTACTGAAATTATCCAGACAAACGACTTTATAGTCTTTAGCCAGAAAATATTCGCAAAGATTTGAACCGATAAAACCGGCTCCTCCTGTTATTAGAATTTTAATTTTTT
Proteins encoded in this window:
- a CDS encoding DUF2061 domain-containing protein; this translates as MSKVSPIRHITKAITWRIVGTLDTMLLSWFITANPWVGLKVGVAELITKMTLYYLHERIWYRVDLSRLGLNEDSRKRHLLKAMSWRIVGSIDTFILGWLISGDPFIGIKISIFEVVTKMILYYLHERVWYRIKFGIIKTVDDEY
- the cysQ gene encoding 3'(2'),5'-bisphosphate nucleotidase CysQ translates to MMLNKNFEIAIQAAVKAGEKVNEIYNNFDGEVIVKEDDSPLTIADKESNEIIKNFLTATDIPIISEEIKNADYSLRKTWNTCWLVDPLDGTKEFIKRNGQFTVNIALIEQGRPVFGVIYVPVSKELYVGFVTEKESYYYKNVNAVFSLEDYMKNAVLLQPVSPLSEINVVCSNSHLNEETEQFIKELEKDFTKINKVNAGSSLKFCLVASGKAHVYPRLAPTMEWDTAAGQAICNAVGVKVINQETGKELQYNKENLLNPSFVVENE
- a CDS encoding nucleotide sugar dehydrogenase gives rise to the protein MSTKIAIIGLGYVGLPLARLFATKYPVVGFDINQNRIKELRQGKDTTLEVEDDELQAVLKGKNDNANGLYCSDQLDDIKDCNYYIITVPTPVDKHNRPDLTPLYKASETVGKVLKANDVVIYESTVYPGVTEEECIPVLEKISGLKFNKDFFAGYSPERINPGDKEHTVEKILKVTSGSTPEIGQKVNNLYKSVITAGTHLAPTIKVAEAAKVIENSQRDINIAFVNELAKIFNLLDIDTHAVLEAAGTKWNFLPFKPGLVGGHCIGVDPYYLAQKAQEKGYHPEIILAGRRLNDSMGEYVASQVVKHMIKKGINVNNASVLLLGITFKENCPDVRNTKIVDVIQALEEYGMKVTTFDPWADPKEVQHEYSVESVKEKPEEQFDAVVLGVAHKEFRQMDLQQFCKTQSVIYDVKGVLSDNVDGRL
- a CDS encoding UDP-glucose 6-dehydrogenase encodes the protein MKISKICCIGAGYVGGPTMAVIAQKCPHIQVTVVDLNEARIAAWNDSDLSKLPVYEPGLADVVAEARGRNLFFSTEVDKAIDEAEMIFISVNTPTKTYGIGKGMAADLKYIELCARQIARVARDNKIVVEKSTLPVRTASAIKSILDHTGNGVQFQILSNPEFLAEGTAIDDLFAPDRVLIGGEDSAEGQKAVNALADVYANWVPKDKILTTNVWSSELSKLTANAFLAQRVSSINSISELCEKTGANVNEVGKAIGLDSRIGPKFLKASVGFGGSCFQKDILNLVYIAKSYGLNEVADYWEQVIIMNDHQKRRFAKNIITTLYNTVSGKKITFLGWAFKKDTNDTRESAAIYVADYLLNEQANIAVFDPKVEEQQILTDLDYLDTRSSEENKSGVDVTADPYQACKDSHAVAVLTEWDEFKTYDWQKIYDNMLKPAFVFDGRNILNKEELQKIGFIYKAIGS
- a CDS encoding SDR family oxidoreductase, encoding MVEKIKILITGGAGFIGSNLCEYFLAKDYKVVCLDNFSTGKRENLHNFFSNPDFELIEGDIRDLQTCHDAVQGVSYVLHQAALGSVPRSIKDPITTNEVNISGFLNMLVASRDAKVKRFVYAASSSTYGDSESLPKTEDKIGKPLSPYAVTKYVNELYADVFAKTYGMEVIGLRYFNVFGRRQDPNGAYAAVIPKFVMQLMQHESPVINGDGTFSRDFTYIDNVIQMNELAMLTQNEEALNTVYNTAFGERTTLNDLVTMLKDELITFDPEIGKVEISYGPNRLGDIPHSLASIDKAKKYLNYNPRFSMKSGLKEAVTWYWENLKK